From a single Budorcas taxicolor isolate Tak-1 chromosome X, Takin1.1, whole genome shotgun sequence genomic region:
- the LOC128069578 gene encoding Y-box-binding protein 1-like: MSEAGEATLTDVATFFCPHAAWKPLASLRGRDQNLALDTGHLSGDGIPKATIRGAKGKVPKNVIAKRVLGSVVWFKEKKGYGFISRHDTQEDVFVHYTVITGKNLCKYQGSVDDGETLEFDVVQGERGTKAANVTRPAGTPLKGSCYTAHRTSIHRGLSIHSHALPPRGPKSKKGDPDENEGSGEGFTVAQGLRCPLPGHSQDQRLRCFLPLPQGPICDLPPIDPGYHQRPLVRPAAWVCPNARQEGHPRRGLGPSYLLSRPRDRSTTPVPRCSPGISQELEEEYSESRHEPSSHPPQRPPPRYRSCRPQNPSCHPQQVPGAQGQDSDGEDGKIRKSSTETPASVSVDKKNDAPEKENPSVMDAPSVAQA, encoded by the coding sequence ATGAGTGAGGCGGGAGAGGCCACCCTCACGGATGTGGCCACTTTCTTCTGTCCTCATGCTGCGTGGAAACCCCTAGCATCCTTGAGAGGCAGAGACCAGAACCTCGCCCTAGACACAGGCCACCTCAGCGGGGATGGGATCCCCAAGGCCACCATCAGAGGCGCCAAGGGAAAGGTGCCTAAGAATGTCATCGCTAAGAGGGTCCTAGGCTCTGTCGTGTGGTTTAAGGAGAAGAAAGGGTATGGCTTCATCAGCAGGCATGATACCCAGGAAGATGTGTTTGTTCACTATACAGTCATCACTGGGAAAAACCTCTGCAAGTACCAAGGCAGCGTGGACGATGGCGAGACGTTGGAGTTCGACGTGGTGCAGGGTGAGCGGGGCACCAAGGCCGCTAACGTGACCAGGCCAGCGGGCACACCACTGAAGGGAAGCTGCTACACTGCCCACCGCACCAGCATCCACCGGGGCCTCAGCATCCACAGCCATGCGCTGCCACCGCGAGGTCCCAAGAGCAAGAAAGGTGATCCTGATGAAAACGAGGGCAGCGGTGAAGGCTTTACTGTGGCCCAGGGCCTCAGATGCCCTCTGCCTGGCCATTCCCAAGACCAACGACTGAGGTGTTTCCTGCCCCTCCCGCAGGGCCCCATCTGTGACCTGCCACCCATCGATCCTGGCTACCACCAGCGGCCCCTGGTCAGACCGGCAGCCTGGGTCTGCCCCAACGCAAGGCAAGAGGGGCATCCTCGGCGGGGTCTGGGCCCCAGCTACCTGCTGAGTCGCCCTAGGGACCGAAGCACCACTCCTGTTCCAAGATGCTCACCCGGCATCTCGCAGGAGCTGGAGGAAGAGTACAGCGAGAGCAGGCACGAACCCAGCAGCCATCCACCACAGAGGCCCCCTCCACGCTATAGATCCTGCCGTCCCCAAAACCCGTCCTGCCACCCACAGCAAGTGCCTGGCGCCCAGGGACAGGATTCCGATGGAGAAGACGGCAAGATCAGGAAGAGCTCCACTGAAACACCTGCTTCTGTCTCTGTTGACAAGAAGAATGATGCCCCTGAGAAGGAGAACCCCTCGGTCATGGATGCGCCCTCTGTCGCCCAGGCCTAG